From the Photobacterium sp. GJ3 genome, one window contains:
- the phhA gene encoding phenylalanine 4-monooxygenase yields MGKATKYVSKEPDENGLIHWTEEEHQIWHDLVTRQLRCIQGKACDEYLHGLKLLNLPIDRVPQLSEINAVLEKSTGWRCVEVPALINFDRFFKLLSNKEFPVATFLRSREEFDYLQEPDFFHEVFGHCAMLTNPAFAEFTHTYGRLGMDASKEERVYLARLYWFTVEFGLMRQGGQRRIYGGGILSSPGETEYAMTSEKPVYKPFEPIDVLRTPYRIDIMQPIYFEIDDIQQLYELAHQDIMSLVHQAQSMGLHAPLYPPKNKEQVGEYV; encoded by the coding sequence ATGGGTAAAGCGACAAAGTACGTATCGAAAGAGCCAGATGAAAACGGCTTGATTCATTGGACAGAGGAAGAGCATCAGATCTGGCACGATCTGGTGACCAGACAGCTGCGTTGTATTCAGGGCAAAGCCTGTGATGAATACCTCCATGGTCTGAAGCTGCTGAATCTGCCCATCGATCGTGTGCCTCAGCTTTCTGAAATCAACGCGGTACTGGAGAAATCAACGGGTTGGCGTTGTGTCGAAGTTCCGGCATTGATTAACTTTGACCGATTTTTCAAACTGTTATCGAACAAAGAGTTTCCTGTGGCCACCTTTTTGCGCAGCCGGGAAGAGTTTGATTATCTGCAGGAGCCGGATTTTTTCCATGAAGTGTTTGGCCACTGTGCCATGCTGACCAATCCTGCGTTTGCAGAGTTTACGCACACTTATGGCCGTCTGGGGATGGATGCATCCAAAGAAGAGCGGGTGTATTTAGCGCGTTTATACTGGTTTACCGTCGAATTTGGGCTGATGCGTCAGGGCGGTCAGCGCCGCATTTATGGCGGGGGCATTCTGTCCTCTCCGGGTGAAACGGAATATGCCATGACCAGCGAGAAACCGGTTTACAAACCATTCGAGCCGATTGATGTGTTGCGAACCCCGTATCGCATCGACATCATGCAGCCCATCTATTTTGAGATTGATGATATCCAGCAACTTTATGAGCTGGCTCATCAGGACATCATGAGTCTGGTGCATCAGGCGCAGTCTATGGGCCTGCATGCACCGCTATACCCACCGAAAAACAAGGAGCAAGTTGGGGAATATGTCTGA
- a CDS encoding homogentisate 1,2-dioxygenase, giving the protein MRQWFQFPIIEGKASRQAHCDLPDGTYERECGKEGFFGPASHMYHANPPTGWVEWEGPLRPRAIDTTRLEQQGKSPWDASLVLFNNQLKMRVWNTNESMDHLVRNGDGDEVLFVHEGSGHLYCDYGHLPFRDGDYITIPRATSWRIEVDEPVSLLLIEATNSGYQMPDRGIVGQHAVYDPAVLEHAKIDDAFLAQQSNDQRWQVKLKARDQMNTITYPYNPLDAQGWKGNLTVFKLNWRDIRPLMSHRYHLPPSAHTTFVAHGFVICTFVPRPIESDPGALKVPFYHNNDDYDEVLFYHRGNFFSRDNIEAGMITHHPCGFSHGPHPKALAASQAQPKKETDEVAVMIDTRYPLEVAELPEGVENKDYVYSWINRK; this is encoded by the coding sequence ATGCGTCAATGGTTTCAGTTTCCAATCATCGAAGGCAAAGCTTCCCGTCAGGCTCACTGTGATCTGCCGGACGGTACGTATGAACGTGAATGTGGCAAGGAAGGATTCTTTGGTCCGGCCAGCCACATGTATCATGCCAACCCGCCCACTGGCTGGGTCGAATGGGAAGGGCCGCTGCGTCCGCGGGCCATTGACACCACCCGTCTGGAACAGCAGGGAAAGTCGCCCTGGGATGCTTCTCTGGTCTTGTTCAACAATCAACTGAAAATGCGGGTCTGGAACACAAACGAGTCGATGGACCATCTGGTCCGCAACGGGGATGGCGACGAAGTGCTGTTTGTCCATGAAGGCAGCGGCCACCTGTACTGCGACTACGGACATTTACCATTCCGTGACGGTGACTACATTACAATTCCCCGCGCCACCAGCTGGCGGATTGAAGTGGATGAACCCGTCTCCCTGCTGCTGATTGAAGCCACAAACAGTGGTTATCAGATGCCGGATCGCGGCATCGTCGGACAACATGCCGTGTATGACCCGGCGGTTCTGGAACACGCCAAAATTGATGATGCGTTCCTGGCCCAGCAAAGCAACGATCAGCGCTGGCAGGTCAAGCTGAAAGCCCGCGATCAGATGAACACCATTACCTACCCTTACAACCCGCTTGATGCCCAGGGCTGGAAAGGGAATCTGACGGTCTTCAAACTGAACTGGCGCGATATTCGTCCGCTGATGAGCCACCGTTACCATCTGCCGCCTTCAGCACATACGACTTTCGTTGCGCATGGCTTTGTTATCTGCACCTTCGTCCCCCGTCCGATTGAGTCTGATCCGGGCGCGCTCAAAGTGCCGTTCTATCACAACAACGACGACTACGATGAAGTGCTTTTCTATCATCGCGGGAACTTCTTCAGCCGGGACAACATTGAAGCCGGGATGATCACTCATCACCCTTGTGGTTTCTCGCATGGCCCGCACCCGAAAGCATTGGCCGCCAGCCAGGCACAGCCGAAAAAAGAAACCGATGAAGTGGCCGTAATGATCGACACCCGCTATCCGCTGGAAGTCGCAGAACTGCCGGAAGGCGTTGAAAACAAAGATTATGTGTATTCCTGGATTAACCGGAAATGA